CGCCTCATGGGCACGACGATATGTAACGTCCATGAGGATGCTATTTTCAAATGGGACGGCGAGacttaacgcccatttgtaaaGAAGTGTCGGGTTCTAGTGGTAACCAACACTTGGTCAGTGGGTGTGCatgattgtttgagtttgcCTATGTAATTATCTAATTGCTATATGTACTGTTTGAGATAATTGTAATCTCGTGTTTGATATTGTATGCTTTGCTTGTGTTTGTTCTTTGTTGGTTTAAGGTGTTGGAGCTTGGGGTGGGTTTTGGGTTGGATCTTAGACATGGTACAGGGCGCAATGGCGTCATTTGATCCCTGTAGCCGAGTCCACCTAGTGGGATAAgactttttattgttgttgttgctgttgttgtagTATTtcgtaataatttttaaaatttaaaatatcataataGATATAAATAGAGAGAGAATCTTTACTGTGAATGAAATATAGtatcaataatttaattaaaggtAAATCTGaacatttattaatatataggattatattagactttttagTTTTGATCAGCACAAGTTAACTTTGTAAAGTACCTCCTTAGGTGCTTTCAACACTACAAATGCAAATACatgacatttttttttaaatttaccaaacacaaagTGAGGTGCTTGTGCTTTGGATAAAAAGTTCCTCTTTGAAAAAACTTTAGCAAACCAGACTCTTGCCCCCTTTAACTAAGTTTAAACCATTAATTGGATTTATTGGGCTAGATTCATAACTTATTCTAATTCAAACTATGTATGTTGATTCCTAACTtgactttatttaatttgattgctTTAAAcatttgataatattaattattagctTTAAGCGGGGATTTCTCGATAATCAggaaagaaatcatgaaaaaaaCCTTTTATATGTGAATTGCATTCCATTCTACAATACAtatatgatattattaattGTTTTATTCATGCAGAAAGAAGCATGGCTATTCCTATTCCTATACCCGAGTTCTTGCAAGAATATACGGTCAACTTGGTTGCTGAGTATGTAACAAATCACCTAGACTATGTGTGGAATTATGAGAAGAAATTTGACGACCTAAGCAGAGTTGTTAAGGAACTCCAGGAAGAAAGAGACAGGGTGCATGATAAGgctgaggaggaggaagatcgATATGGGAGAGAAATATACAATGATGTTAAAGTGTGGTTAGATCGGATAGATGAAGTGATTTCTGAGTATGAAAAGTTCAAAGAGGAGCACAGAAAAAATGGGGAGTATCCCCTTTCTTTGTCAAATCTGGAGACAAGGCATAGGCGCAGCAAAACAGCCCAAGATATTGAAGAGAAGATTAGAGAACTACAACAGGAAAAGCATGATAGCATATCTCATTGTCAGGGCGCATCTTCCATGGGGTTTGCATTCGCTAATGTTGACTATGAGGCCTTTGATTCAAGAAAAGAAATCACGAGGAATATTACAAGAGCACTTGAAGACTCGCGCGCTAGAGCGATCGGGATTCACGGGCCAGCTGGTGTTGGGAAGACCACTTTGGTAATAGAAGTTGCTAACAAAGCTTGGAAAGACAAGCTATTCAATGTGGTGATCATGGTGAATGTGACAAAAAGTCCTGATATTCGAAAGATTCAAGGGCAGATTGCTGAAATGCTGGGAATGAAGTTGGAAGAGGAAAGTGAGCACGTGAGAGCACTTCGCATACAGAAGAgattgaagaaagagaaggagaatgCGCTTATAATCCTTGATGATATGAGTGTGAAAGTAGATTTggatatgttgggcttggggaTTGCATCAGAGACTTACAGTGATGACATTGACTGCCAGAAGAATCTCATTGTTCCGGAAGGAAGGAAATCTTCTGCTGCTGACAATTTTCCTCCCAGCAAGAATAAGACCATCACAAAGGGTGCAAGGTTTTGCTTATTTCTGAGATGAGACAAGTGTTGAGCCAAATGGGTGTGAAGCCAAGCTTAATCTTCTCAGTTAATGTCCTGAGTGACAAGGAAGCCGAGACCTTGTTCAAGAAAAGGGCTGGAATTGTCGACAAAAATTTTGAACTTGGAAAAATAGCAGCTGAGATCACCAAAAAATGTCATGGTTTGCCCATGTCAATAGTTACGACAGCAAAGGCATTGAAAAATCAGAGCCCCTCAGTTTGGGAGGATACTCGTCTGAAGCTTCATAGGCAAAGTCTAACAGGAACACCTGAGTATTCTACAAGGTTGAGTTATAATCTTCTAGAAAATGAGGAGCTCAAGCTTACCTTCTTGCTTTGTGCTAGTATGGGTCACGATGCTTTAATTGCAGACTTGGTGAAACGCTGCATTGGTTTGGGTTTTCTCCAAGACATCTATACAGTAAGGGAGGCCAGAGATAGAGTACAATCGTTGCTTGTGAAGTTAAAACAATCAGGTTTATTGTCTGACAGCTATTCAAGTGATCATTTCTCTATGCAAAATCTTGTTCGCAATGCTGCTTTGTCAATAGCATCCGCGGACAACCATGTGTTCAGATTGACAAAAGGAAAACTAGATGAATGGCCTGATGAGGACAAACTTGAAAAGTACACTGATATTTTCTTACAACATTGTGATTTCATTGAGGAGTTTCCTAGAAGAATAAGATGCCCCAGGGTTAGAGTGTTTCATATTGACAATAATGATCCACATTTGAAAATACCAGATAACTTTTtccaagaaatgaaagaactcAGAGTGTTGATTTTGACTGGCATCCATCTCTTACCGTTGCCCTCATCAATTGGATACCTAACAAAACTCAGAATGCTCTGTTTGGAGCACTGCAAAATAGATGAGAAAAGTTTGTGCATCATTGGAGAGTTGAAGAATCTAAGAATTCTTAGCTTTTCAGGATCTGAGATTGAAAGCTTGCCTGTTGAGTTGAAGAACTTGTCTAAGCTACAAATCTTTGACATAAGCAATTGCACCAAACTTGGTGGTATTCCGCCCAAGGTAATATCAAGTATGACCAGACTGGAGGAGTTGTATATGAGAAACACTTCAATTCAATGgaagattaatgaagaacaGGAAAACCAGAGTGAAATTGCTAGTTTATCTGAGTTGGGGCATCTGAATCAACTATCAAATTTAGACCTTCAAATCCCAAGTGCTGCCCATCTTCCCAAGAATTTGTTCTTTGACAGGCTGCAAAACTACAAGATCATTGTTGGCTCTTCTGAGAGATATTCAAAGCAAGAATTCAAGATGCCAGAAAAGTATGAACTGGTGCGCTTCTTGGCAATACAGCAAAAATATGGCTTTGACATTCATTCTCAGAACGAGATCAAGATGTTGTTTGAAAGAGTTGAAAATCTTCTGTTGGAAAAATTCAATGGCGTTCAAGATCTTTTTTATGAGTTGAATTTAAAAGGATTTCCCTGTCTTAAAGAGTTGTTCATTGTAAGCAATTCTGACATTTGCTCCCTCATCAACCCAAAAGACAGGAAGCGTCCTGAGATGGCTTTCCCTAAATTAGAGTTACTGGATCTCTATAAGCTCAAGAACATGAAGGAGATATGCTCATCATCTTGTGAACTTTCAAAACCTTCCTTTGGTAAACtgaaaatcatcaagatcatgcTTTGCAGTGCATTGAAGAATGTCTTTCAAATCTCTCTGGTTGGATTTCTAACCGCACTTGAAACAATTGAAGTTTCTGAATGTAGCTCTTTGAAGGAGATTGTCCACGTAGAGAATACAAGTCAAATTGGAACTCTTGGGTTTCCTGAACTACGTCATTTGTCTCTACGATCTCTGGTTGAATTTGTTGGATTTGATCCCATTTTGCTTGAAGATTCTAGAATACTATTCCACGGAAGGGTGCGTTCAAAGTTCAAACTAACatataaatttgtttttcttctacgCTAAACCAGTAATTCTTATAGAATATATATTCGAATATgaaatacatattgaaaataTGTGAAATAACACATGTATACACAAATGCATGATTATTGGTTTTTGGTATACACATAACATTTTTATAATCATACTCTATTTGATTAAACTTaagaaatatttattttctaatgtAAATTTATGAATTGAGAAATGCAAAATCACTTAACATTTCTAGAGTTACTGATTGTATTGTTGCTTGGCAGGTTGGAGTTACCAAATTGGAAAGGTTGGAGTTGTCGGCTATCCAAATTGACTGTATATGGAATGATGGCCAAAGCTCTCATTTTGGAAATTTGATACATCTGGACGTGAATAATTGTggcaatttaaaatatttattgtcaTTATCTGTAGCCAAGGGTTTAGTGAATCTTCAGAG
This sequence is a window from Arachis duranensis cultivar V14167 chromosome 2, aradu.V14167.gnm2.J7QH, whole genome shotgun sequence. Protein-coding genes within it:
- the LOC127744774 gene encoding probable disease resistance protein At4g27220, with the translated sequence MAIPIPIPEFLQEYTVNLVAEYVTNHLDYVWNYEKKFDDLSRVVKELQEERDRVHDKAEEEEDRYGREIYNDVKVWLDRIDEVISEYEKFKEEHRKNGEYPLSLSNLETRHRRSKTAQDIEEKIRELQQEKHDSISHCQGASSMGFAFANVDYEAFDSRKEITRNITRALEDSRARAIGIHGPAGVGKTTLVIEVANKAWKDKLFNVVIMVNVTKSPDIRKIQGQIAEMLGMKLEEESEHVRALRIQKRLKKEKENALIILDDMSVKVDLDMLGLGIASETYSDDIDCQKNLIVPEGRKSSAADNFPPSKNKTITKGARFCLFLR